Genomic window (Canis lupus baileyi chromosome 38, mCanLup2.hap1, whole genome shotgun sequence):
CGCGGGGCCAGCCCTGATTGTGAGGGAGGACAAAGGTACACTCCCCAGGCCCAAGGCAGATGAAATCAGCTAAACATACATCAGAAGCATTTGTATCTTTTACCCTTTTGCCCTcaaagtgtacatggaacattcttgaGAGATGGAGATGGAAGTGTGAGGGCTAGTGAGGGAAGGGACCCGAGCCCCCCCAAAGTCTTATTCCACCTTCATCTATTCCCCTGTGGAGTTCTTAGTCCTGAAGGGCACACCGCGGACTGTCCCTGGCTCTGGAGTGGAGCCCATGTGGGGGCCAGAGTCCATAGTCCTAGATTGTATTTGCCAACTACGCCTGGACAATGAGGGAAGGATTTCGCGAtgggaggtggggcgggggggggggggtggcagccGTTTCAGGGAGTAGTCTCCTGCTAGAACTAAGGCTGCAGTCCCTGCTCCTCTACCCCAAACTCTCACCCCTTCCCATTCCACCAAGAGAAGTAGGTGAACTTTGAGAGGTGTCGACCTCCAGGTCCTCGGGAGAGCTGTCCTTGCGGGTGGCACTCCTGTGCAGGTGCCCGGGGTGCTGCGGTGCACGGTGGCGGGCCGCCAGGAGGCCCTGGGGATTGGAGGGGGGGCACCCGGGAGCCTTATGAACCAGGGTTCCACATGCTGTAGTCACAGTCACTCCCTCGGCTACCCATCACAAAACTGGAAGCCTCCAGGCTGCAGGGAGAAAGTAGCTTCGGTGCCCAAGCTCCAAGATGCTCCCTCTAGCGTCTCGCGCGCTCACAGCTTCATCCCGCCCTCGCCGAGGCCGGGCGACCTAAGGCCACCTTCCCGAGCGAGCCTGCGGAGCTACCAATCCAGTCCCGCCcgcctctgcagggcctgggttGGAGCTCTCTGCACCCGAGTCAGCCCCCCCCGCCTTTGCTTCCTCCTCGCCCATTGGCCCCGGGGAGATGGAGgagccttcttttctctctttttttttttaacgattggGCGGGTCCAATCAAGGGAGGGTCGGGtctttgatgccttttttttGCCCGCTTCCAAGATGGCGCCCACGACCACGCTGAGAATGCAGCGTGAAGCCGCAGTTCTGCCATCACTCAAGATGGCTGCCCCCATCAAGATGACCGGGGTGTGCCGGGGGAGAAGGGGCAGCATGACTGTCTGAGACGGTAAGGGCTGTTGCTTCATTGCAAACCTCGCCTTGGGGCCTAGGAATGAGGAGCAGAAAGACTGGGAAGCTGGGTGAGGTCTGTAATGAGAGCTTGGATTAGAGAACGGAGGCGAGGACGGGGTGACAGGTGGGGGTGAAGAAGCAAAGATGGGACGGGAGCGGGTCTGGGGGTCCGTCTCCCCACCGGCATCCTCTCCCCACTCTTCCTGTTCCAGGTCTAGCATCGGACCATGTGGAAGTTTCTGGGACTGGGGAGTCGGAGGATGCGGGGTGGGGCCCGAGGGGGGTAGAGGGAGCAATAGCGTCCTTTCTCAGGCTAACCCCGGCCCCTCCCGTGACCCCTGGACGGAGATGGGGAACACACTGGGCCTGGCACCGATGGGGGCTTTGCCCCGCCGGAGTCCCCGTCGCGAGGAGCCTCTGCCCAACCCTGGGAGCTTCGACGAGCTGCACCGGCTTTGCAAAGGTGAGAGCTTGGCATTTGGGGGTCTCACGttgaaggggcagaggaggggagggtcTGGAATCTGGGGTGTCCAGTGATGGGAGCAGGAGAGGGCAGATCCCAGCGGGGGCATCCAGCCTCAGGGAGGATCAGGTGCCCCAGTGGAGCGGACCATTTCGTGGTAGGACTCGAAAGGAGGTCAGTTCCTCCAAAGTGCTTTCAATGGGATGGAAAGGGGAGACAAGTCTTGGGGCAGGGGTTCCTTGTCTGTGCTtactcccccttcccctccccgcacccccttCAGATGTGTTCCCAGCACAGATGGAGGGAGTAAAGCTCGTGGTCAACAAGGTTCTGAGCAGCCATTTCCAGGTGCTCCCCCTTCTCTGGTCCTCCCTACCATTCCTCCCTGCCCATCCCTGGAGCCTCTCCTCCTTGCCTTTGCACTCAAGCCTTACCCAGGCTACTGTGGGACAAAGGAGGGAGGACGTGGGGCTCTCTCCACCTCCCTTGCCTGCGGGACTTGTTGCTTTGAGTCTTGGTGACCCTCTCTATGTTGGAATATTTGGGGTTCTTGCAAGGCCTTCTggttggggagaagagaaagggtGGGACGGGGCCTGAAAGTGGCAGGAATGCTTTCCTCCATTGACTGCTCTTCCCTCAGGTGGCTCACACCGTGCACATGAGTGCCCTGGGCCTGCCAGGCTACCACCTCCATGCGGCCTATGCAGGGGACTGGCAACTCAGCCCCACCGAGGTGAGGACTCCTTGCACCTGGGCCGTCTCTCTAGAagccaccaccccaccccacccccggccctgggGCCCGGGTCTAGAGGTGGAGgaaatgtgtgtgttgggggggagggATGTGCAGGGCCCCTGCTTCTCTGGGTTTTCTCTCCGTGGGAGGAGAGAGTGGGGGCAACAGCTGTGGCAAGAGCCCGGGCTTGTCTCCGTGACTCCACTAGGGGGCGCCGGGTACTGTTAAAGAAatcctggctggctggctgcacGCTGCCGGGTGCCCCCCAGCTCCCTCTTACTGTGCCCACTCCCCAACAGGTGTTCCCCACCGTGGTCGGGGATATGGACAGCAGCGGCAGCCTCAACGCCCAGGTCCTGCTCCTCTTGGCAGAGCGGCTCCGCGCCAAGGCTGTCTTCCAGGTGACCCGGGcttcctgcctccacccccagagccaggctgctgctctgggctgggggctcgagggaggagcagggcagTAGTGacggtgcgggggggggggggggaggcaggctTTCCTCCTTGCTCTCCCTCCCCAGACGCAGCAGGCCAAGTTCCTGACGTGGCAGTTCGATGGCGAGTACCGGGGAGACGACTACACAGCCACCCTGACCCTGGGGAATCCTGACCTCATTGGGGAGTCGGGTGAGGAACTGGGACGGGGATGCTTTTTCCTCGTGGCTGCCCACCTGCTAGTGTCGGCTGTGGCTCCTCATGGTCTGGAAGGTTCGGGGGTGAGAAGCATCCTGGgcaggctggggggcggggagcgggccTGGCTGCCGTCCCTACGACTGACGCTGTGTCTCCCCCGCTGCTCCACAGTGATCATGGTCGCTCACTTCCTGCAGAGCCTCACCCATCGGCTGGTGCTGGGAGGAGAGCTGGTTTATCACCGGCGGCCGGGCGAAGAGGGGGCCATCCTGACACTGGCTGGGAAGTACTCGGGTATGGGCTGAGGAGGGGGCCTGAGCGGAGGGGACCCTGAACTCCGGGCGGCTCCTGGCCTGGGTCCTGCCACAGTAACTCTCCTTGCCTCCTGTGCTTTGGTTTTTGCAGCTGTCCACTGGGTGGCCACGTTGAACGTGGGTTCAGGTGGGGCCCACGCGAGTTATTACCACAGGGCCAACGAACAGGTGAGCCTGCagatccgccccccgccccccagccggTCAGTCGTGAACTCTGGCCCCCAGGGGCCTCTGCGGGCCCTGCTGCGCTGCGGTGCCTCCCACCCACACGGCTTGGCTGTCTTCGGCAGGCCTTCATTCTGCTGAGCCCGGGCGGCCTCCGCAGTGCCCACTGACACAGGCCCTTCCCCCATCCTTGCCGTGGTTCTCAGGTGCAGGTTGGAGTGGAGTTTGAGGCAAACACAAGGCTGCAAGACACAACCTTCTCCTTTGGTTACCACCTGACTCTGCCCCAGGCCAACATGGTGTTTCGAGGTGAGGGTTATTAAGATGGCATTTGGAGGTGCTGAGGacctgggggggtgggcagagggagggaagcttACTTCTGACCTTACTTCTGATCCCTCTGTCCACGCCTGTGAAATAACCTAGTCTGTATCCTGTTCCACAACAGGCCTGGTGGACAGTAACTGGTGTGTGGGTGCTGTGCTGGAGAAGAAGATGCCCCCCTTGCCCGTCACCCTAGCCCTTGGAGCCTTCCTCAATCACTGGCGCAACAGATTCCACTGTGGCTTCAGTATCACTGTGGGCTGAGGTGGCCCCAGAGCCAGCCCCCACAGACGCTGGAACCTCTGAGTCAGGTGCCCTAGGGCCAGAGACTAGGCCCCTCTCCAGAGCCCACCTTGCTGGGTGACCCCTCGGTCCCAGGAGCAGAGTGGGGGACAGGACCGTGCCCTCCTCAGAACTGGAGCTGCCACGGGGGCAGCTGCTGAGGCCGTGGTGTGAGGCTCCCACCTCCACCACTGGCCCCAGGGTCCTCTTCCCGTGCTCTTGTGGCTCTGGACGAAGGGAAGAAAGATTAAGGGGTATGTCTGGCCGACTTTCCCCccctcttttcccccttcttcgTTTCCCTGTGGATTAAAGCTCCTAGCTTCTTCCTCTTCAGAGCAGACCAGTCTGCATGGGATTAGCTCCCTATCCTGTTTTCCATCCCAGAGTCTCCCAGGGCTGGGAAAGAAGGGCTGAAAGGCTAAACCTTGGACCTCAGAAAGTGCCCCCCGCACTCTGGCCCCAGTTCCCAAAAGGAGTTTCTTTACCTCTTGGCCCTGAGGcttcctccttcccatcttctGTGCATCCAGAGAACAGCTGTGTCCCCACGGTCATCCCCCACCACCCCAAGACTGCATGAAGAGGCGGTTAATCACTTTAGTCTTTCATTACGACCACTGGGCTCCCTTTCTACCAATCCTGACCTCCGGCCCCAGCATTTGCCCCTTTGCAGTCCAGTGTGTCTGGGTGGGCCGGGGAGGAGGCGGGCTGGGGTGTCAGCTGCAGATCTCCTGGAGCAGCGGCATCATGGCAGACAGTCCCTGGATGTGCTGGATTTGGTGCCCGTACGCATTGTTAATGCTCCGGAGCTCAGCCAACAGGCCCAGCAGCTTCGCATACAGAAACCTTTGGAGGAAGTAGTGGGGTCACCAGGGAAAGAGGGAAACGAGGCAGCCGAGAGTGTTGTGTTGAGGTCCTGCTCCCCTGAACTTCCCTCAGTGAGGCTGGGTCTGAACACTAGAGAAAGTCTTGCTCCGGTATGACAAGTTTATCAAAAACTCCAAAGGCCCCCAAGGGGCCCTCTGACACTGTCTTCTCTCACCATGCTGTTTTTCTTGACTCCAGAGGTCTGAGGGCCGGGTGTGAAGAAGGCCCCAGACTTGGTCAGAACTTCAACTGTGTGGAATCTGTGGATCTGGCCTTCTAGAGCAGGTTCTAGAAGGTGGCGTGTTGTGTGGTATAAAGCATCCCTCTTCTGGCCAAACTGGCTCATAGAGGAACAAACGAGAACAGGTGGAGTGTACCTCAGAGCCTGGGTAGATCACGGACTGTTGAGCCAGGTCCTGGCTTTGGCCATGAACCTGAACGACCGTAACTTCAAGGGGAATGAAAGATGAAAGGATTGGGCCattggagaggaagggaagggccaaggagagagagcaaacaaGAATCTTGGAAGGCTGCGTAGCCCGGAGAGCGGGACTGGTAAGGCGATGGGTGTCATCAATCTCAGGAATGCTATCATACAGAGCCTGCGAGCTACTACTTTGCAtctactgaataaaaaaaaaaaaaaaaagtctggaaaaaatCCGATGAAACAGCAGTAGGAGCGGTTTGGATGCCAGAACCATATGAGGTGCAAAGGGAAGGACTAGAGCCCCCCAGGGACCCGGTTTCCCAGAGGCAAGGCCGGTAGAGCGTTGCTCCTGAGCTCAGTGCTCCCCTCGCTGTGCTGCCCCTGCAGCTCCCTAGCACCCCCCCTCGTACCccctccaaccccccaccccccgtacCCCCCATACCGATCCCGAGGCCTGGGCTGCTGGCCTCTGATGTAGCTCTGCAGGGTCAGGGCCATCACCTCTTGCAGATGGTCTATCTCTTCCCTCCGGGTAACCCCAGGCCTGTCTGGAAGGCACGGGCGGGGAAGGCCGGGCTTGGGTTTGCTGACGAAGGCCCGGGCTGGAGGGAGTCCGGGGGCCGGGAGGAGCTGAAGCTTCTGGGCTTTGGGGGATGCTCACCCGGAGAGAAGAGGGCCATGGCGGCCAGGAGCACGTACTCGGGCTCCTGGAGCTGGAGTCGCTTCAGGGTCCCATGGAAGCGAAAGAGCAACTCTAAAAACTCTTCCTGGAAGCCCGCTGGGGGAAAGGCTAGTCTTAGGCTCCCTCTGGCCGGGCCACAGGCCATAGGccacagggcagggggcaggagcaggggcagcaggtagggggcaggagcaggggcagcaggtaggggcagggagcaggggcggggagagggggcaggggggcagggcaggccgCAGCCCTGGGTGCGAGCACCGCCTCACCGTGGACGCCGTCCTCCATCGTATAGCGCAGCGGCCCGCAGAGGAAGTGTCGCGTTTGGAGGCAGAACGTGGTGTTGAGAGCAATGTGACAGATTTCCACAGCTGCGCCCTTGAGGAGGGAGATCTGGTCCTCCATGGGCAGGGACCTTGGGGAGCACAGGAGCGCGTTAGACTCTACCCGGGCGGGGAGCTCCGAGCTCCCACTGAGCTCGCTTAAGAGCAAAGGAGGGGATCCAGGACCTGGGGCTTCGGCAAGGCTGCAGGATGGGCTAGTGCGTCTGTccgtgactgtgtgtgtgtgtgtgtgtgtgtgtgtgagagagagagagagagagagagagagattgttattttttttaaagattttatttattcatgagagagatagaggcagagggagaagcaggttccctgcagggaccccgatgcggactgatcctggggctccagggtcACGGCAGGGCCAAGGGGAGGtgcaaaccgctgagccacccagggatcctgagagaTTATAATTTATCAGAGTGCTTTCCTCCCGAAAGGTAAGGGGAGCTCAGAAAGGTAAGGGGAGCTCACGTACCGGAAGAGGGGCAGGTCCTTGGTGAACTTGATGACTTGCTGTACCATGAAAGTGTTGATGTCCGCCAAGTGCACGAGCAGAGGCATTACAGGGACTGGGATGGGCAAGCGCTGGTAGTGGGTGAACAGATGAGCTGGAGGCTGCAGACATCAGAGCCTAAATGAGCGGCTCGGGTCCCAGGGATCTCTCCAGCCCTGTCTTGGAAGGGTTCTGGGCCTAGGAGCCTGTCTATACTGGGGTCCTGGAGAAGTCTTGCCCTCAGGCCAGCCCCCTCAGGCACCCTTGGGGTCACATTTCAGCCCAAAGCCTCTATTGGTTCTCACCCTGAACTGCACAAACTGGTCAAACATGGTGCCCACGTGGCGGGTGTGAGCCCCCAGGAGTGTCTGGACTAGCTCTTtctgctccttgctcagctgcAGAGGTGCTTGCTGGGCCCGCCGCTGGGCCTGCTTTGCTCGCCGCAGCGCCAGGGCTTCAGCCGACAGGATCACTGCCCGGGAAAGAGGACAAAGCCACTGAGGCCGGGGGAGAGCACCTCTCTCTGCCAGCCCCATGCCCCGGACCCGTCGGATCCCCCGCACAGTAAAGGACACGGGAAGGGACGAGCAGTCCTGAGGCCTCCTTGGGCTTGGCTGAAGTCCTGGAGGCTCAGGTGGTAGGGGTTCCTGCACACTCTCCCCAGCCCGAGAGGCACCGtcgggggtgagggaggggagaggagggtggagAATGGAGTGGTCACGGTGGAGGGAGATGTTAGCTTTTGGGCAAACACTGaagaaggagggcacttggttcCTAAAACATCAGCCCTATAATTTCAAGGGTTCTGGGGTTACACCTGGCTGGACGGAACAATGCTATGGGTACACAGGGCAGGTGTTCTTATCCATATTCGTCAGATACGTGAACGGGCTGGCTCTCCAGTGGCTGgtccaaggtcac
Coding sequences:
- the TOMM40L gene encoding mitochondrial import receptor subunit TOM40B isoform X1 is translated as MGNTLGLAPMGALPRRSPRREEPLPNPGSFDELHRLCKDVFPAQMEGVKLVVNKVLSSHFQVAHTVHMSALGLPGYHLHAAYAGDWQLSPTEVFPTVVGDMDSSGSLNAQVLLLLAERLRAKAVFQTQQAKFLTWQFDGEYRGDDYTATLTLGNPDLIGESGEELGRGCFFLVAAHLLVSAVAPHGLEGSGSLTHRLVLGGELVYHRRPGEEGAILTLAGKYSAVHWVATLNVGSGGAHASYYHRANEQVQVGVEFEANTRLQDTTFSFGYHLTLPQANMVFRGLVDSNWCVGAVLEKKMPPLPVTLALGAFLNHWRNRFHCGFSITVG
- the TOMM40L gene encoding mitochondrial import receptor subunit TOM40B isoform X2, translating into MGNTLGLAPMGALPRRSPRREEPLPNPGSFDELHRLCKDVFPAQMEGVKLVVNKVLSSHFQVAHTVHMSALGLPGYHLHAAYAGDWQLSPTEVFPTVVGDMDSSGSLNAQVLLLLAERLRAKAVFQTQQAKFLTWQFDGEYRGDDYTATLTLGNPDLIGESVIMVAHFLQSLTHRLVLGGELVYHRRPGEEGAILTLAGKYSAVHWVATLNVGSGGAHASYYHRANEQVQVGVEFEANTRLQDTTFSFGYHLTLPQANMVFRGLVDSNWCVGAVLEKKMPPLPVTLALGAFLNHWRNRFHCGFSITVG
- the NR1I3 gene encoding nuclear receptor subfamily 1 group I member 3 isoform X3, with protein sequence MASGDDEPRNCMVCGDRATGYHFHALTCEGCKGFFRRTVSKSTGLTCPFAGSCKVNKAQRRHCPACRLQKCLDAGMRKEMILSAEALALRRAKQAQRRAQQAPLQLSKEQKELVQTLLGAHTRHVGTMFDQFVQFRPPAHLFTHYQRLPIPVPVMPLLVHLADINTFMVQQVIKFTKDLPLFRSLPMEDQISLLKGAAVEICHIALNTTFCLQTRHFLCGPLRYTMEDGVHAGFQEEFLELLFRFHGTLKRLQLQEPEYVLLAAMALFSPDRPGVTRREEIDHLQEVMALTLQSYIRGQQPRPRDRFLYAKLLGLLAELRSINNAYGHQIQHIQGLSAMMPLLQEICS
- the NR1I3 gene encoding nuclear receptor subfamily 1 group I member 3 isoform X2, whose protein sequence is MTGLRVAGACDSITASEAMASGDDEPRNCMVCGDRATGYHFHALTCEGCKGFFRRTVSKSTGLTCPFAGSCKVNKAQRRHCPACRLQKCLDAGMRKEMILSAEALALRRAKQAQRRAQQAPLQLSKEQKELVQTLLGAHTRHVGTMFDQFVQFRRLPIPVPVMPLLVHLADINTFMVQQVIKFTKDLPLFRSLPMEDQISLLKGAAVEICHIALNTTFCLQTRHFLCGPLRYTMEDGVHAGFQEEFLELLFRFHGTLKRLQLQEPEYVLLAAMALFSPDRPGVTRREEIDHLQEVMALTLQSYIRGQQPRPRDRFLYAKLLGLLAELRSINNAYGHQIQHIQGLSAMMPLLQEICS
- the NR1I3 gene encoding nuclear receptor subfamily 1 group I member 3 isoform X1 — protein: MTGLRVAGACDSITASEAMASGDDEPRNCMVCGDRATGYHFHALTCEGCKGFFRRTVSKSTGLTCPFAGSCKVNKAQRRHCPACRLQKCLDAGMRKEMILSAEALALRRAKQAQRRAQQAPLQLSKEQKELVQTLLGAHTRHVGTMFDQFVQFRPPAHLFTHYQRLPIPVPVMPLLVHLADINTFMVQQVIKFTKDLPLFRSLPMEDQISLLKGAAVEICHIALNTTFCLQTRHFLCGPLRYTMEDGVHAGFQEEFLELLFRFHGTLKRLQLQEPEYVLLAAMALFSPDRPGVTRREEIDHLQEVMALTLQSYIRGQQPRPRDRFLYAKLLGLLAELRSINNAYGHQIQHIQGLSAMMPLLQEICS